One stretch of Brachyhypopomus gauderio isolate BG-103 chromosome 8, BGAUD_0.2, whole genome shotgun sequence DNA includes these proteins:
- the igsf8 gene encoding immunoglobulin superfamily member 8 — protein sequence MAAWWTLFSVLLWEFHWAMCREVTLPPGPLYRVAGFPLSLPCAVRGYEGSRTQDFEWYVYREDADTMQIGVVSTRDREFPYAPFQKRVQSGEVRVERDSGDKARLVIQRLSLDDQGRYECYTPSTDARYQGSYSDSVAVKVIPDTLLITHTRVLTGQPLPEGAGLELTCAASVQSVQHTHVSLTFGVRGSTGSGSAGHNLREIISMDRELRVVPGSAYERRTRDGEIGLEKRTGEAGRDLYVLKMSALEPGDSGAYYCEAEQWILDPSGQWERIAQRTMELGNLSVQPLAGTLTVAVEPAGEVSLQPGSPLSLACQVTGAGWGNRSALLVQWMRRGPAGGVEVEVARMDPDGVVSWGDDASRGGGGSMEKEAEGRFSLRRFAAHPVDAGTYRCAVSVYAGRPTPRASSPATITQRSEGVRLSLRTKDVGVSAAVKMPHQVFPKRGSTVILLCNVSVVTTSPTQVEVQWLQKKVEPDGKDDTPPQEIKASLLATLTYDGMARIYNNGSDLSVDRISASTYRLRIFSAREDDQGHYLCQAEVWAQDPHGRWYNTGARAESSTVRVYLFARAIDLLLIPLVIGVSSALFVGVFVIATVTCCFMKRLAKQRSRIRK from the exons ATGGCAGCGTGGTGGACACTGTTCTCCGTCCTTCTGTGGG AGTTCCACTGGGCCATGTGTCGCGAAGTAACCCTTCCCCCTGGCCCGCTGTACCGCGTGGCAGGGTTCCCCCTGTCACTGCCGTGTGCAGTAAGGGGCTATGAGGGTTCACGGACACAGGATTTTGAGTGGTATGTGTACCGGGAGGATGCAGACACGATGCAGATTGGGGTGGTGTCCACACGAGATAGGGAGTTTCCCTACGCCCCTTTCCAGAAACGAGTGCAATCAGGAGAGGTCCGGGTGGAGAGGGACTCGGGCGACAAAGCCAGGCTAGTGATTCAGAGGCTAAGCCTAGACGACCAGGGACGCTATGAGTGCTACACGCCAAGCACCGACGCACGTTACCAAGGCAGCTACAGTGATTCTGTGGCCGTCAAAG TGATTCCGGACACGTTGCTGATAACCCACACGCGAGTTCTAACTGGCCAGCCTCTTCCGGAGGGGGCGGGACTCGAGCTGACGTGCGCCGCCTCAGTCCAATCCGTGCAGCACACCCACGTGTCCCTCACATTTGGGGTGCGGGGCAGCACGGGGTCCGGCTCTGCGGGACACAACCTTCGGGAGATCATCTCCATGGACCGCGAGCTGCGCGTGGTGCCGGGCAGCGCTTACGAGCGGCGGACCAGAGACGGAGAGATCGGGCTGGAGAAGAGAACTGGAGAGGCGGGCAGGGACCTGTATGTGCTGAAGATGAGCGCCCTGGAACCCGGGGACTCGGGGGCCTATTACTGTGAGGCGGAGCAGTGGATCTTGGACCCGTCTGGCCAATGGGAGCGCATCGCTCAGAGAACCATGGAGCTGGGCAACCTCTCCGTACAGCCTCTGG CGGGCACCCTGACTGTGGCCGTGGAGCCGGCCGGCGAGGTCTCTCTGCAGCCTGGCTCTCCTCTCAGCCTGGCATGTCAGGTGACGGGCGCGGGCTGGGGGAACCGCTCGGCGCTGCTGGTCCAGTGGATGCGGAGGGGCCCTGCGGgcggcgtggaggtggaggtggccCGGATGGACCCCGACGGGGTCGTGAGCTGGGGCGACGACGCCAGCAGGGGTGGCGGGGGCAGCATGGAGAAGGAGGCGGAGGGCAGGTTCTCCCTGCGGCGTTTCGCCGCCCACCCGGTCGACGCCGGCACGTACCGCTGTGCGGTGAGCGTCTACGCCGGCCGGCCCACTCCAAGGGCATCCAGCCCTGCCACCATCACGCAGAGGTCGGAAGGAGTGAGGCTCAGCCTGAGGACGAAGG ATGTCGGTGTGTCTGCTGCCGTCAAGATGCCGCACCAGGTATTCCCGAAGCGCGGCAGCACCGTCATCCTGCTGTGTAACGTCTCCGTGGTGACCACGAGCCCCACCCAGGTGGAAGTGCAGTGGCTGCAAAAGAAGGTGGAGCCTGATGGGAAAGACGACACACCCCCACAAGAAATTAAAGCCAGCCTCCTAGCAACTCTGACCTACGACGGAATGGCTCGTATCTACAATAACGGAAGCGATTTGAGTGTCGACCGAATCTCTGCCAGTACATACAGGCTGCGAATATTTTCAGCACGCGAAGACGACCAGGGCCATTACCTGTGCCAGGCAGAGGTGTGGGCCCAGGATCCACACGGGCGCTGGTACAACACGGGTGCCAGGGCAGAGTCAAGCACGGTGCGCGTTTACCTGTTTGCGCGAG CTATTGACCTCCTCTTAATACCACTGGTGATTGGAGTATCCTCTGCCCTGTTTGTTGGAGTGTTCGTCATCGCCACGGTAACATGCTGCTTCATGAAAAGACTGGCCAAGCAGCGTTCCCGAATAAGGAAGTAG
- the helz2a gene encoding 3'-5' exoribonuclease HELZ2 — MSLVGDKHNLPKLQQSLDLCVSCSLCSNSNSNNSYSPLPNAHWCSKCILLARPKGSYDQWKQVAPRPKFPNPSKYVVCCYYVEGQKCTLHGRKCSYARSPVEALVWNFMKKEGLDLPQLISLLNSDDTCTAQQRKPLAQSPGLEQVLSSSQGIFVELCDTCFHDSPQKILSGSPNMLCASGHSYRPVLVFCHTDKQKRVTYDEVRPRPKQNVQRWKYCRYVENGEPCWHGPKRCWFAHSEIEMAVWECETRGNLDRSYLLRLSQSAQLKNSGTKSHGTPQKQERQHYCHVCKVQLPTYEEFMNHCFTVKHRRLIFEDTAFTWKYRDPPLTKKTFGLCERTATCEYGDSCMEAHSEEELQEWRVRHKAARRKAQAASEQGLLSYQDFLLDEYRHSGNKEMIMKESLPEVSVSCDSDLSISVRQEKISHRWTFKIESKMTLDVVALLRQDKGATFALGADSHEERSYSNGIWFETKDTPRAKKVYEVIVSFTSACSGLYEQWLVFDFDRRPVLLQKLKVSVGQQLLPESTKHSEPVTVVWKEGDVEIIEYHGRSAAHHQLLKWYSNINQPNMVTKDASPINRQNYKKKMHSFLYQEEMAESKLVSRLNLRGKMTFKKDLVNPWFGLKLAIGGELFGSVSISHSLAPNTPEGYMLKRHVQTALVGLPKPEGGPQRVYEALILKDTIGDTELHLQLSNRCCSELKLDTDKTLEMEVQFQFDRIWFCEMHKAVDNLPNLRRVLPDLSDRHVQVPVKSVSGELNEKQQAAMDFILAASEHRRNVTPLLIYGPFGTGKTFTLAKITLALAKKPQYKILICTHTNSSADLYVRDHFHSDGTMSLRIKAKEISLRTTDFITLQYCYLSIDRQHFDFPDRATLDAEKIIITTTTVARLFHDMQLPPDYFSHIFIDEASQMLECEALMALGLAGEKTQVVLAGDHMQMGPKLFSIEEDKRSDHTLLNRLFHYYQAEKTATASNSRIIFTENYRSTKEIVDFVSTYFYVGKKNAIKAKGNVFPHPNQYALQFYHVRGECHIDRLSMSWFNPTQIQTVADIVVRVLNEWPEDWPHVNPQTSICVLSHGSQVFEIRKRLKQVGASGVTVENAENVQGKQFRVIIISTVHTKDSLKSIENTCLDFFNDMRVLNTVMTRAQSQVIVVGDAAALCSSHFGKCWRLWRSYIKHCIERGSVYPEDFNLDYLNQELLEISTIMEAEDDDSSDGESFTSEVPDIEEDPILKELLDENNHLQIKLTDEGLFPVLQSDNLDKNVVRHQKQSSPPIFHSQLSNSSNYRRCELVLEKFDSGYAKPLDEPTIRIDIKGRKNVGRSFSGAVVMVEILTSETSPPQGKVIQVLACEASSKEFVCTIDNNDGQVMVPINICIPKLYTPFWKDKPYHIAVRDPEKWTVERFVKINEEARMNNLFVVKFLKWREGFYCPLGIVVKILPRVTSLENGLKVLDAEYNLKRPVPLPVQKEMEHLVYAARNVFTSGHSDLRGLMTFTIDPEKSQDLDDAISVRDLGQSYEIGIHISDVASFVAKDSELDKYARKQGTAFYISEAEPTYMFPKNFATNVFSLLPKCDRRCISLMTEVDKKTHHIQRRTFVKSVICSKMKLSYDDVEDILKTSGSEVLHFHTLEGCVATAYHFAEVHRKDRKRGDWCYNPPDEDEVVGRRRSHILVEELMIMFNHTVADRLLADNKAMNLTPLRCQDRPDRHKLNQFLYRNMSLLPLSIHLSSQLSAADFDELRNVAQQTVDSDQEAPVQESESFPVLTSVLKHLENAAQDEDIYRITDLVSTDDLHPQLLPTVMKLRRFINKAQILRASSTHFSRIGHYDLELDSYTWASSPIRRYVDVIVQRLLHSVLDDTNISYTPSEIDMCCVEFTQKSSDQSICEKKSHALNFASKLSNQNSGKVAYIVEVTPTGNNFRISFPLNRTSIPENIDIMYKDLQLADQPMYDEENKCMVLKWVRRVYSFSCPSIHTELKQQSANNVISHVPTESWKCLVAAIKENNWDVIVPMIEQINLAVHPRQTARKNTKKSATASRMEPSNLKEEHYLELSVKLKQGEAIEVQLGTDTFRGLMVPAIQLLIVNPKFEICMEHTKNPVMCFSKYALYSSRPSYKTYMEYQKIWKPLCEMESAASAVAENESIVIVDAELKWISSKEGLMGSFHLPLEKKAQWAIEGNLRNCFLCIRTRIQQKEFNSVPEDPLTNCQDLDLMDVPDLIWVAHGVVTKVSGEEESKKLTYMEIDFHINHMPMKNIPDSILWSTARYTVELIQKLLPDVRKENAIHNLTTANQLVKAIATGQKTSNQGTHIQTRTPNKFEIEDHLILGFPNLNLSQCKAIKEALNNRFTLIQGPPGTGKTVVGVHIVYWFFQQNQQHSCRQNVAMADLKQRSILYCGPSNKSVDVVAGQLLKLQYKLKPLRVYSDQMEIQEFPYPGSNLKLSRHSQRVEKPNKELRSISLHYKIRMPDNPYSARIKAYDLKIQKEEFLTDEEIKSYKNLLIKARTHELLRHDVILCTCTAASHPSLADALSFQQIIIDECAMATEPEAFIPLATHKPEQIVLLGDHKQLQPVVHCEMFQRLGMGKSLFERYMTKALMLDTQYRMQEDICAFPSEEFYEGKLKTGTTQKSSVFLTRSNNPTSIIFGHVEGKEISLVVSTERGNENSKANIEEAKEVVRIALCLIKAGIPAKEIAILTPYNAQVAKIKEIMWQSESVTVNTIMKSQGSEWRYVILSTVRSCPESDAEPTKAWFRKKLGFVIDPHQVNVAITRAQEGLCIIGNKDLLWCSYLWRRLLKHYLAKGCVMEHAKDIQVALA; from the exons CCAGTGGAAGCTCTGGTGTGGAACTTCATGAAGAAAGAAGGCCTTGATCTCCCTCAGCTTATCAGTCTGTTAAACAGTGACGACACATGCACAGCCCAGCAGAGAAAACCACTGGCACAAAGTCCTGGATTAGAGCAAGTACTTAGTAGCTCACAGGGAATATTTGTTGAGCTATGTGACACCTGCTTTCATGACAGTCCTCAAAAGATTTTATCAGGAAGTCCAAACATGCTATGTGCTTCAGGGCACAGCTATAGACCTGTCCTGGTCTTTTGCCACACGGACAAGCAAAAAAGAGTCACCTATGACGAGGTCAGGCCCCGACCCAAGCAGAATGTCCAGCGGTGGAAGTACTGTAGGTACGTAGAGAATGGAGAACCATGCTGGCATGGTCCAAAACGCTGCTGGTTTGCTCACAGTGAAATAGAGATGGCTGTGTGGGAGTGCGAGACTAGGGGGAACCTGGATCGTTCCTATCTGCTCCGCCTTTCACAGAGTGCGCAGTTGAAAAATTCTGGAACTAAGTCACACGGCACACCACAAAAGCAAGAACGGCAACACTACTGTCATGTTTGCAAAGTACAGTTACCCACATATGAGGAGTTCATGAATCATTGCTTCACTGTGAAGCACAGGAGACTAATCTTTGAAGATACAGCATTCACATGGAAATACCGTGACCCACCACTGACAAAGAAAACCTTTGGGTTGTGTGAAAG AACGGCCACTTGTGAGTATGGAGATAGTTGCATGGAGGCCCACAGTGAGGAGGAGCTCCAGGAGTGGCGTGTCCGACACAAGGCAGCACGTAGGAAAGCGCAAGCAGCTTCTGAACAGGGTCTCCTGTCCTACCAGGACTTCCTGCTGGACGAAtacaggcacagtggaaacaaAGAAATGATT ATGAAGGAGTCTCTCCCTGAGGTATCTGTTAGCTGTGACTCTGATCTCAGTATCTCTGTAAGACAAGAAAAAATATCACACAGATGGACTTTCAAGATTGAATCAAAG ATGACTTTGGATGTGGTGGCTTTACTGAGGCAGGACAAAGGAGCCACATTTGCCCTTGGTGCAGATAGCCATGAAGAACGCTCATACTCCAACGGCATATGGTTTGAGACCAAAGACACACCCAGAGCTAAAAaag TGTATGAGGTTATAGTGTCCTTCACATCTGCCTGCTCAGGACTGTATGAGCAGTGGTTAGTATTTGACTTTGATAGGAGGCCAGTTTTGTTGCAAAAACTCAAAGTCAGTGTAGGGCAACAGCTGCTTCCAGAGAGCACAAAACACAGTGAGCCAGTGACTGTGGTCTGGAAAGAGGGAGATGTGGAAATCATCGAATACCATGGGAGGTCAGCAGCACACCATCAGTTGTTAAAATGGTACAGTAATATTAATCAGCCAAACATGGTAACCAAAGATGCCAGCCCAATCAATCGCCAGAATTATAAGAAGAAAATGCACAGCTTTCTCTACCAGGAAGAAATGGCAGAAAGCAAACTGGTTAGCAG GTTGAATCTTCGAGGGAAAATGACTTTTAAAAAGGATTTGGTCAATCCTTGGTTTGGACTGAAACTTGCAATTGGTGGAGAACTTTTTGGCAGTGTTTCTATCTCGCACTCACTTGCTCCAAATACACCAGAGGGCTACATGCTGAAGAGACATGTTCAGACAGCTCTCGTTGGCCTGCCAAAACCTGAGGGTGGCCCGCAACGTGTTTATGAGGCCTTAATTCTAAAAGACACCATTGGTGATACAGAACTACACCTGCAGCTCTCAAATAGATGCTGCTCTGAGCTGAAACTTGACACTGACAAAACACTCGAGATGGAGGTCCAGTTTCAGTTTGACCGCATATGGTTCTGTGAAATGCACAAAGCTGTTGACAATCTGCCTAATCTTAGAAGGGTTCTCCCTGACCTGAGTGACAGACATGTCCAAGTTCCAGTGAAATCAGTTTCAGGTGAGCTGAATGAAAAGCAGCAAGCTGCTATGGATTTTATCCTGGCAGCATCTGAGCATAGAAGAAATGTGACACCATTGTTGATATATGGGCCTTTTGGAACTGGGAAAACCTTCACTCTTGCAAAGATTACACTGGCTCTTGCAAAGAAGCCACAGTACAAAATCCTGAtttgcacgcacacaaacag CTCTGCTGATCTCTATGTCAGAGATCATTTCCATAGTGATGGAACCATGTCTCTAAGAATAAAAGCAAAGGAAATTTCTCTCAGAACGACTGATTTCATTACTCTGCAGTACTGCTATCTATCCATAGATAGACAACATTTCGATTTCCCCGACAGAGCTACACTAGATGCTGAAAAAATCATTATAACAACAACTACAGTGGCACGACTGTTTCATGACATGCAGCTCCCACCTGATTACTTCAGCCACATCTTCATTGATGAAGCCTCTCAGATGCTGGAGTGTGAGGCGCTAATGGCTCTTGGCTTGGCAGGGGAAAAGACTCAAGTTGTTTTAGCTGGGGATCACATGCAAATGGGGCCAAAGCTCTTCTCCATAGAAGAGGACAAACGTTCAGATCACACGTTACTAAATCGTCTCTTTCATTACTATCAGGCAGAGAAGACTGCCACTGCCTCAAATAGTCGAATCATCTTCACTGAAAACTATCGCTCCACAAAGGAAATTGTGGATTTTGTGTCCACGTATTTCTATGTTGGCAAGAAGAATGCGATCAAAGCTAAAGGAAATGTATTTCCTCATCCAAACCAATATGCTCTACAGTTCTATCATGTCAGAGGAGAATGCCACATTGACCGGTTGTCCATGTCGTGGTTCAATCCAACACAAATTCAAACTGTTGCTGATATTGTGGTAAGAGTACTGAATGAGTGGCCTGAAGACTGGCCACATGTAAATCCACAAACATCAATCTGTGTTCTGTCGCATGGCAGTCAG GTGTTTGAGATAAGAAAAAGACTGAAACAAGTTGGAGCAAGTGGTGTTACTGTTGAGAATGCAGAAAATGTGCAAG GAAAACAATTCAGAGTAATCATAATTTCCACTGTGCACACCAAAGACAGCTTGAAGTCGATTGAGAACACATGCCTTGATTTCTTCAATGACATGCGTGTGTTGAATACAGTCATGACCAGAGCTCAGTCTCAAGTCATTGTAGTTGGAGATGCTGCAGCCCTGTGCAGCTCTCACTTTGGGAAGTGCTGGAGACTTTGGAGGTCTTACATCAAACATTGCATTGAACGAGGAAGTGTTTATCCTGAAGATTTCAATCTGGATTACTTGAATCAAGAACTTTTGGAGATCTCAACCATTATGGAAGCTGAAGATGACGACAGCAGTGATGGGGAATCGTTTACTTCGGAGGTACCAGATATCGAAGAAGATCCAATTTTGAAAGAGCTTCTTGATGAAAACAATCATTTGCAAATAAAGTTAACAGACGAGGGTCTCTTTCCTGTCCTTCAAAGTGACAATCTTGACAAAAATGTGGTGAGGCACCAGAAGCAAAGCAGTCCTCCCATATTTCATTCACAGCTGAGCAATTCTTCCAACTACAGGCGTTGTGAACTCGTCTTGGAAAAATTCGACTCGGGCTACGCAAAGCCACTTGACGAGCCCACCATACGAATAGACATCAAAGGCAGAAAGAATGTGGGGCGGTCATTCTCTGGAGCTGTGGTAATGGTGGAAATTTTGACGTCCGAAACATCTCCTCCACAGGGAAAGGTGATTCAAGTACTTGCTTGTGAAGCTTCATCCAAAGAATTTGTCTGCACTATTGACAATAATGATGGTCAAGTGATGGTACCGATTAACATCTGCATCCCTAAACTATACACACCATTTTGGAAGGACAAACCATATCACATTGCAGTAAGAGATCCTGAGAAATGGACAGTAGAAAGATTTGTCAAAATCAACGAGGAAGCCCGCATGAACAATCTCTTTGTTGTAAAATTCCTGAAATGGCGGGAGGGGTTTTATTGTCCTTTAGGGATCGTGGTAAAAATACTTCCCAGAGTTACATCATTAGAGAATGGGCTGAAGGTACTTGATGCAGAGTACAACCTAAAAAGGCCGGTTCCTCTGCCTGTTCAAAAAGAGATGGAGCATTTAGTATATGCTGCAAGAAATGTATTTACAAGTGGCCACAGTGATCTTCGTGGTCTAATGACATTCACTATTGACCCTGAGAAATCACAAGACCTTGATGATGCCATCAGTGTGAGAGATTTAGGCCAGAGCTATGAAATAGGTATTCACATTTCTGATGTTGCAAGCTTTGTGGCTAAAGATAGTGAACTGGACAAATATGCAAGAAAGCAAGGAACTGCATTCTACATTTCAGAAGCTGAACCAACATATATGTTCCCAAAAAACTTTGCCACAAATGTTTTCAGCTTACTTCCCAAATGCGACAGACGTTGCATTTCATTGATGACTGAAGTTGACAAAAAGACACACCACATACAGAGGAGAACATTTGTCAAATCTGTGATTTGTTCCAAAATGAAACTGTCATACGATGATGTTGAGGATATTTTAAAAACCTCAGGCAGTGAAGTTCTTCACTTTCATACCTTGGAAGGGTGTGTGGCTACAGCTTACCATTTCGCTGAGGTTCATCGGAAAGACAGGAAACGAGGGGACTGGTGCTACAACCCACCTGATGAGGATGAAGTTGTTGGAAGAAGACGGTCTCACATCCTGGTAGAGGAGCTAATGATCATGTTTAACCACACAGTTGCCGATAGGCTTCTTGCTGACAACAAAGCCATGAACCTAACTCCCCTTAGGTGCCAGGACAGACCAGACAGACATAAGCTTAATCAGTTTCTTTACCGAAACATGTCTTTGCTTCCGTTGTCCATCCATTTGTCATCTCAGCTTAGCGCAGCAGATTTTGATGAACTCAGAAATGTGGCTCAACAAACTGTTGATTCTGACCAGGAAGCGCCGGTGCAAGAATCTGAATCTTTCCCCGTATTGACATCTGTTTTGAAGCATCTTGAGAATGCAGCACAGGATGAAGATATCTACAGAATAACCGATCTTGTTTCAACTGATGACCTTCACCCCCAGCTTCTTCCTACTGTGATGAAGTTGAGGAGGTTTATTAACAAAGCACAGATCTTGCGTGCCAGCTCAACACACTTTTCACGGATTGGGCACTATGATTTAGAATTAGACAGTTACACCTGGGCTTCTTCACCAATACGTCGCTACGTAGATGTCATAGTCCAGCGGCTTCTTCATTCCGTACTTGATGATACAAATATTTCATACACGCCAAGTGAAATTGATATGTGCTGTGTTGAATTTACTCAAAAAAGCAGCGATCAATCTATATGTGAAAAGAAATCACATGCTTTGAATTTTGCTTCAAAgctgtccaatcaaaattcaggTAAGGTGGCCTACATTGTGGAAGTCACCCCCACTGGAAACAACTTCAGAATATCGTTTCCGCTGAATAGAACTTCCATTCCAGAAAACATTGACATCATGTATAAGGATCTTCAACTGGCAGATCAACCAATGTATGACGAAGAGAACAAGTGTATGGTACTAAAGTGGGTGCGAAGGGTATATTCTTTTTCTTGCCCCAGTATCCATACCGAACTGAAACAACAATCAGCAAACAATGTAATATCTCATGTGCCAACGGAGTCCTGGAAATGCCTGGTGGCAGCTATTAAAGAAAATAACTGGGACGTCATTGTTCCAATGATTGAGCAGATAAACTTAGCTGTGCACCCAAGACAAACTGCGagaaaaaacacaaagaaaTCTGCAACAGCCTCAAGGATGGAGCCATCTAATCTGAAAGAAGAGCATTATCTTGAGTTGTCAGTGAAACTGAAGCAGGGAGAAGCTATTGAGGTTCAGTTGGGCACAGATACATTTCGGGGACTTATGGTGCCAGCAATTCAGCTGCTAATTGTGAACCCAAAATTTGAGATTTGCATGGAACATACAAAAAATCCAGTTATGTGTTTTTCTAAATATGCACTGTACTCCTCAAGACCATCATACAAGACATACATGGAGTACCAGAAAATATGGAAACCTTTGTGTGAAATGGAATCCGCTGCTAGTGCTGTGGCAGAAAACGAGAGCATTGTCATTGTAGATGCAGAACTGAAATGGATCTCTTCAAAGGAGGGTCTTATGGGATCCTTTCACTTGCCTCTTGAGAAGAAAGCTCAGTGGGCTATTGAAGGCAATCTAAGAAACTGTTTCCTATGCATTCGGACAAGGATACAACAGAAGGAATTCAATTCAGTTCCGGAAGACCCTCTTACAAATTGTCAGGACTTGGATCTAATGGATGTACCTGATCTCATTTGGGTAGCCCATGGTGTAGTAACCAAAGTGTCAGGGGAAGAAGAATCAAAAAAGTTGACATATATGGAGATCGATTTCCATATCAACCACATGCCTATGAAGAACATTCCAGACAGTATCTTGTGGTCTACTGCAAGATACACAGTGGAGCTGATACAAAAGCTTCTGCCTGATGT GCGCAAAGAGAATGCTATTCACAATCTTACAACAGCTAACCAGCTTGTGAAGGCCATTGCCACTGGCCAAAAGACAAGTAACCAAG GAACTCATATTCAAACAAGGACACCAAACAAATTTGAGATTGAGGACCACCTTATTTTGGGGTTTCCCAACCTGAACCTCAGTCAGTGCAAAGCCATCAAAGAAGCACTGAACAATAGGTTCACTCTTATCCAAGGACCTCCAG GGACTGGAAAAACTGTGGTTGGTGTCCACATCGTGTATTGGTTCTTCCAACAGAACCAACAACATTCTTGTCGACAAAACGTTGCAATGGCAGACCTAAAGCAGAGGTCTATTCTATACTGTGGTCCTTCAAATAAATCTGTTGATGTGGTTGCAG GTCAACTGCTGAAACTTCAGTACAAACTGAAACCTCTCAGGGTCTACAGTGATCAGATGGAGATTCAGGAGTTTCCTTATCCAGGCAGCAATCTGAAACTTTCCCGTCATTCACAAAGAgtagaaaaacccaacaaagaGCTCAG gtCCATTTCATTGCATTATAAGATTCGTATGCCTGATAATCCATACTCAGCTCGCATTAAGGCCTATGATTTAAAAATTCAAAAAGAAGAATTCCTCACTGATGAAGAAATTAAAAG TTACAAGAACCTCCTGATAAAGGCCCGTACACATGAGCTCCTGCGGCACGACGTCATCCTCTGTACATGCACCGCTGCTTCCCATCCTAGCCTGGCTGATGCCCTCAGCTTCCAGCAGATCATCATCGATGAGTGTGCCATGGCAACAGAGCCTGAAGCTTTCATTCCCTTGGCCACGCACAAACCTGAGCAG ATTGTTCTACTGGGAGATCACAAACAGTTGCAGCCTGTGGTACACTGTGAGATGTTCCAAAGATTGGGAATGGGAAAATCTCTGTTTGAACGTTACATGACGAAAGCATTAATGCTTGACACTCAGTATCGAATG CAAGAAGACATCTGTGCATTTCCCTCCGAAGAGTTTTATGAAGGAAAGCTAAAGACTGGCACAACACAAAAATCAAGTGTCTTCCTGACCCGTTCAAATAATCCAACATCCATCATCTTTGGCCACGTTGAAGGGAAAGAGATTAGTCTGGTGGTGTCAACAGAAAGAGGGAATGAAAATTCAAAAGCAAACATAGAGGAGGCTAAGGAAGTG GTGAGAATTGCCTTGTGTCTGATAAAAGCTGGGATACCAGCGAAGGAGATTGCTATCCTGACACCGTACAATGCTCAGGTGGCAAAGATCAAAGAGATCATGTGGCAAAGTGAAAGTGTCACAGTGAACACCATCATGAAGAGTCAAG GAAGTGAGTGGCGGTATGTCATCTTGTCAACTGTGCGCTCTTGTCCTGAGTCGGATGCAGAACCCACAAAAGCTTGGTTCAGAAAGAAACTGGGATTTGTTATAGATCCCCACCAAGTAAACGTGGCAATCACCAGAGCCCAAGAGGGGCTGTGCATTATTG GCAACAAAGACTTGCTATGGTGCAGTTATCTGTGGAGAAGACTTCTGAAACATTACCTAGCCAAAGGCTGTGTAATGGAGCATGCCAAGGACATCCAGGTGGCACTTGCATAA